A single region of the Thermococcus paralvinellae genome encodes:
- a CDS encoding glycosyltransferase family 2 protein, with protein MYKNTKVLIVIPAYNEELTIGSVVALAKEYGDVLVVDDGSKDKTSKIAQEVGAIVLRHDVNKGKGQALKTGFDYALANDYDVVVCIDADGQHNPEEIPLLLKPILEDEADLVIGSRYLNGAHKTIPIYRRLGLWILNKTTVLASGVKITDSQSGFRALNRRALESLNLNSSGYNVESEMIHQLSEKNLRITEVPINVRYDVPNKHKKHPIAHGVGVLAKIVGLIGYKRPLLLFGVLSLISFIIAGILGYLALEPYYNGGNVYLTQAIGAGIFAIIGIQLFVAGLTLNVLSRMVGGK; from the coding sequence ATGTACAAAAACACTAAGGTCTTGATAGTAATTCCCGCTTACAACGAGGAATTAACTATTGGTTCAGTTGTTGCTTTAGCGAAAGAGTATGGAGATGTTCTTGTCGTTGATGATGGTTCTAAAGATAAAACTTCTAAAATTGCCCAAGAAGTTGGAGCCATTGTTCTTAGGCATGATGTTAATAAAGGGAAAGGACAGGCGCTAAAAACGGGTTTTGATTATGCTTTAGCCAATGATTATGATGTTGTTGTTTGCATAGATGCTGACGGTCAGCACAATCCCGAGGAAATTCCTCTTTTGTTAAAGCCTATCTTAGAGGATGAGGCCGACTTAGTTATTGGTTCAAGATATTTAAACGGAGCTCATAAGACCATTCCCATATACAGAAGACTTGGGCTTTGGATTCTCAATAAGACAACAGTTCTTGCATCGGGAGTTAAGATTACCGATTCACAAAGCGGATTCAGAGCCTTAAACAGAAGAGCCTTAGAATCGTTAAATTTAAATTCTTCAGGTTACAATGTTGAGAGTGAGATGATCCATCAATTGTCTGAAAAGAACCTAAGGATTACAGAAGTTCCAATAAATGTCAGATATGATGTACCAAATAAGCATAAAAAGCATCCAATAGCCCATGGGGTGGGAGTTTTGGCAAAAATTGTTGGATTGATTGGATATAAGAGGCCTCTTCTACTGTTTGGAGTTTTAAGCTTGATATCTTTTATCATAGCGGGAATTTTGGGATATTTAGCTTTGGAACCATATTATAATGGTGGAAATGTATATCTAACCCAAGCCATTGGGGCAGGAATTTTTGCAATCATTGGGATTCAATTGTTTGTTGCTGGATTGACATTGAATGTGTTGAGTAGAATGGTTGGGGGGAAATGA
- a CDS encoding nucleotide sugar dehydrogenase: MKLLGLKRDEVKQVFKEGKVTIAVYGLGKMGLPLAAVFADHGADVIGVDINEKIVEMVNMGENHVKEEPGLSELVKKNVEAGRLRATTDGAWAAKQADVMIIIVPTLADEKGNLKLDPVYDVAEKISQGLEKGDIVITEATMPPGTTESLIPILEKSGLKLGEFGLAHAPERTMTGTAIRDITGQYPKIVGASDEKTLEAVIGIYETINKKGVIPVSSIKAAEAVKVFEGIYRDVNIALANELALWCEEHGLDALEVFRAANTQPYCHLHMPGAGVGGHCIPIYPWFVINLAKKTNPHLIKTAREINDSMPHHIVELTIKALNEVGKSLKGSNVLVLGLTFRGGVREFMKSPAIPIIKELKEWGAKVYAYDPLCTPEDAKRFGAEWKKDFKNIDAIIIVTDHKEFKNLDLDKIAKDMNNKIIIDGRNILDAKKAEKNGFIYLAIGKLGLVFNTF; encoded by the coding sequence ATGAAGCTTCTTGGTTTGAAGAGGGATGAGGTTAAGCAAGTTTTCAAAGAGGGCAAAGTTACGATTGCTGTTTATGGTCTCGGGAAGATGGGTCTTCCCCTAGCAGCTGTTTTTGCTGATCATGGTGCCGATGTAATCGGCGTTGATATTAACGAGAAAATCGTTGAAATGGTAAATATGGGAGAGAATCACGTTAAAGAAGAGCCGGGTTTATCCGAATTAGTCAAGAAGAACGTTGAGGCGGGGCGGTTAAGAGCTACAACTGATGGGGCTTGGGCGGCAAAACAGGCTGATGTTATGATTATTATTGTCCCCACCCTTGCAGATGAGAAAGGCAATCTAAAGCTTGATCCAGTCTATGATGTCGCCGAGAAGATTTCTCAGGGTTTGGAAAAGGGAGATATTGTAATTACGGAGGCAACAATGCCTCCCGGAACTACAGAAAGCCTAATTCCAATTCTTGAGAAATCTGGTTTAAAGCTTGGTGAGTTTGGCCTTGCTCACGCTCCCGAGCGAACAATGACCGGAACTGCAATTAGAGATATTACTGGCCAGTATCCTAAAATAGTCGGGGCAAGTGACGAGAAAACCCTCGAAGCAGTTATCGGAATATACGAGACAATAAACAAAAAGGGAGTCATTCCAGTTAGTTCCATAAAAGCGGCCGAGGCCGTTAAAGTCTTTGAGGGCATTTACAGAGACGTTAACATTGCCCTGGCTAATGAATTAGCATTATGGTGCGAAGAGCATGGCTTGGACGCCCTTGAAGTGTTTAGGGCGGCAAATACTCAGCCCTACTGTCACCTCCACATGCCTGGGGCTGGAGTTGGCGGGCACTGCATTCCAATCTACCCATGGTTCGTTATCAACTTAGCCAAAAAGACGAACCCACACTTGATTAAGACGGCTAGAGAGATTAACGACTCGATGCCCCATCATATAGTTGAGCTTACTATAAAGGCTCTCAATGAGGTTGGAAAATCATTGAAGGGGAGCAATGTCTTAGTTTTGGGACTAACATTCAGAGGTGGAGTTAGGGAATTCATGAAGAGTCCAGCAATTCCAATAATCAAAGAGCTCAAAGAATGGGGAGCTAAAGTTTACGCTTATGATCCATTGTGTACTCCAGAGGACGCAAAACGCTTCGGAGCAGAATGGAAAAAAGACTTCAAAAACATAGACGCAATAATCATAGTAACCGACCACAAAGAATTCAAAAACCTAGATTTAGACAAAATAGCAAAAGATATGAACAACAAGATAATAATAGATGGGAGGAATATTTTAGATGCAAAAAAAGCCGAAAAAAATGGATTCATATATTTAGCAATCGGAAAATTGGGACTAGTATTTAATACTTTTTGA
- a CDS encoding UDP-N-acetylglucosamine 3-dehydrogenase translates to MLRVGVVGVGNMGFHHARVYSELAKEGKVELVGVADADFERAKEVAKKFNTKPFADYRELAKEELDAVSIAVPTSLHKQVALEFIEKGIHVLIEKPIAESIESAQEIIKAAKANNVILMVGHIERFNPAVLKLKESIREGLLGEVVSISAKRVGPMAVRIRDVGIIIDLGVHDIDVISFLFDDKVKKVYARAGNVKHPAGVEDHALIMLGFSNGKSGIVETNWLTPHKTRTLTAVGTNGIAYLDYIQQKLTIYNDEWEKDAKINKREPLRNELVHFIECVKEGKRPLISGEDGLHALKVALKALESAKRDEVLEVD, encoded by the coding sequence ATGCTTCGCGTTGGCGTTGTTGGCGTCGGAAACATGGGATTCCATCATGCGAGAGTTTATTCAGAATTAGCAAAAGAAGGAAAAGTCGAACTCGTTGGAGTTGCTGATGCAGATTTTGAGCGTGCAAAAGAAGTTGCTAAGAAATTCAACACTAAGCCCTTTGCTGATTATAGGGAGCTTGCTAAGGAGGAGTTGGATGCCGTTAGCATTGCAGTTCCTACTTCTCTTCACAAGCAAGTTGCTTTGGAGTTCATTGAAAAAGGTATTCATGTTTTGATTGAAAAACCTATAGCAGAGAGCATTGAGAGCGCTCAAGAAATCATTAAAGCAGCAAAAGCAAATAACGTCATTCTAATGGTTGGACACATTGAGAGGTTTAATCCGGCGGTACTTAAGCTGAAAGAGAGCATACGAGAGGGGCTTTTAGGGGAGGTAGTATCAATCAGTGCTAAAAGAGTGGGACCAATGGCTGTTAGAATTAGGGATGTTGGGATTATTATTGATTTAGGTGTCCATGACATCGATGTTATTAGTTTCCTATTTGATGACAAAGTGAAAAAAGTGTATGCTCGGGCTGGAAATGTAAAACATCCTGCCGGCGTTGAAGATCATGCATTAATAATGCTTGGTTTTTCTAATGGTAAAAGCGGGATTGTGGAAACTAATTGGCTAACGCCTCATAAGACAAGAACCCTGACAGCTGTCGGGACTAACGGCATAGCGTACTTAGATTACATCCAACAAAAGCTTACAATCTACAATGATGAATGGGAAAAAGATGCTAAGATAAACAAGAGAGAACCTTTAAGGAATGAACTTGTGCACTTTATAGAATGCGTCAAGGAAGGTAAAAGACCTCTAATCTCTGGTGAGGATGGCTTGCATGCTCTTAAGGTTGCTTTGAAAGCTTTAGAAAGTGCAAAAAGAGATGAAGTATTGGAGGTTGATTGA